The Stegostoma tigrinum isolate sSteTig4 chromosome 9, sSteTig4.hap1, whole genome shotgun sequence genome includes a region encoding these proteins:
- the LOC125454990 gene encoding homeobox protein Nkx-2.2-like, which produces MSLTNTKTGFSVRDILDLPDTNDEDGSAAETAEEEREETGTAKTSGFARQGPLETVQRLPLKNPFYDSTDNPYTRWLATTESIQYSLHGISTAASQQQNSSSKCSEPSADESPDNATETSSNGSESGKKRKRRVLFSKAQTYELERRFRQQRYLSAPEREHLASLIRLTPTQVKIWFQNHRYKMKRARAEKGMDVNPLPSPRRVAVPVLVRDGKPCHTSMVTSALKTQDLTAATFQTSIAFPAYTTQSLQHVQYNSHFSSASNPQYHTHPLVQSQQWTWG; this is translated from the exons ATGTCGCTGACCAACACAAAGACTGGCTTTTCCGTCCGGGACATTCTGGACTTACCTGACACCAACGATGAAGATGGATCGGCGGCCGAAACGGCcgaggaggagagggaagagacgGGGACGGCCAAAACTTCGGGTTTCGCTCGCCAAGGTCCCCTGGAGACCGTGCAGAGGCTTCCACTGAAGAACCCGTTTTATGACAGCACCGATAACCCGTATACCCGGTGGCTGGCCACAACTGAAAGTATACAGTACTCAC TGCATGGGATTTCCACCGCCGCTTCGCAGCAACAGAACTCCTCCAGTAAGTGTTCGGAGCCCTCGGCGGACGAGTCGCCAGACAATGCGACCGAGACGTCCAGCAATGGCAGCGAGTCGGGGAAGAAGCGTAAACGCCGTGTGCTTTTCTCCAAAGCTCAGACTTACGAACTGGAGAGACGCTTCAGGCAGCAGCGGTACCTGTCCGCCCCAGAGAGGGAACACCTCGCTAGCCTCATCCGCCTGACTCCCACCCAGGTGAAGATCTGGTTCCAGAACCACAGATACAAAATGAAGAGGGCCCGGGCCGAGAAAGGTATGGATGTCAACCCCTTGCCCTCGCCGAGGAGGGTGGCGGTCCCTGTCCTGGTCAGAGACGGTAAACCCTGTCACACCAGCATGGTGACCAGTGCTCTCAAAACACAGGACTTGACGGCAGCCACTTTTCAGACCAGCATCGCCTTCCCAGCCTACACCACACAGTCACTCCAACACGTCCAGTACAACTCCCATTTCAGCTCCGCCAGCAACCCCCAATATCACACACACCCGCTGGTCCAGAGTCAACAATGGACTTGGGGGTGA